The sequence ACATCCACGGTGCCGACCATGATCGCTTCGTAATCGGTTTTCTGCTGAGTCATTTCCGATCCCCCGCGAAGGTGGGGGCCTCCTTCCGAAAAGTCATTGCTTGCTGCACGAGATCCCCGCTTGCGCGGTGGACCGCCTAGTCGAACACGATCACGCTGCGCGCCGAATGCCCACCGCGCATCTTGTCAAAGCCTTCGTTGATCTGATCGAGCGAAATCCGTTCGGCAATGATTGTATCGAGATCGAGCAGCCCTCGCAGGTAGAAATCCACCAGCCGCGGCAGATCTACCGGGAAGTGATTCATCCCCATGATCGCGCCTTGCAGCTTCTTGCCGCCGAGCAGATCCATCGCGCCCAGCCCGACCTTGCAATCCAGCGGCATCATGCCGAGGATCGTCGCTGTCCCGCCGCGGCGAAGCAGCTTGACCGCAGTGTCCGCGCTGGCTTGCCGCCCGACCGCTTCAATGGCGTGATGCACGCCCCCGCCGGTTGCCTTGATAATGGCAGGCACGGTTGCCTCGTCGGTCGGGTCGAGCGCCTCGGTCGCGCCAAGCACTTTGGCCAGCTCGCGTTTTTCCGCGATCGGATCGAGCGCGATGACCGCACCGGCCCCGGCAATCTTCGCCGCATTGATCGTCGCCAGGCCGACCCCGCCGCAGCCGACCACCGCAACGGTTTCACCCGGGACGATTTTGCAGGCGTTGAAGATAGCTCCCGCACCGGTCGTGACCGCGCAGCCGAGCAGCGCCGCCCGGTCGAGCGGCATATCCTTGTCGATCGCGACGCAAGCATGTTCGTGGATCAGCATCCGTTCGGCAAAGGCCGACAGGTTGAGCATCTGGTTGACCGTTTCGCGGCCTCCATCGCCTCCTGAACGTGTCAGCCGGGGGGGCTGATCGCCGCTGCGCCGAGTATCCCCGCCAAGGCACAGCGCCATCCGCCCGGTCACGCAAAACTCGCAGTGGCCGCAAAACGCGCTGAGGCAGGAGACTACGTGATCGCCCGGCTTCACGGTCTTCACTTCGCTGCCAACCGCCGCGACTACCCCCGCCGCCTCGTGCCCCGGAATGGCGGGCATGGCGTGGGGATAGGCCCCGTCGATGAAATGCAGGTCGCTGTGGCACAGTCCGCAGGCCTTGGTGTCGATCAGCACCTCATGCGGGGCCGGATCGGCGATTTCGACATCGCCGATCCGGAGGGGCTGTCCAGCGGCTTCGAGTATGGCAGCTTTCATCGAATTACCGCGCTCCAGCCGTTGCTGCCGCGCTTCCTGCGCCGCTGCCGGCCGCAATGCCGGTGCCCAGCTGCGCCGGATCCTCGTTCGGATCGGGGGCATGGCGGGAGAACTCCATACGCGCGATGGAACGTGCATGGACCTCGTCCGGACCGTCCGCCAGGCGCAGGGTGCGCTGGTGGGCATAGGCGCTGGCGAGGCCGTAATCCTCCGATACACCGCCGCCGCCATGGGCCTGGATCGCATCGTCGATGATGCTCAGCGCCATGTTGGGGGCCTGCACCTTGATCATGGCGATTTCCTGCTTGGCCGACTTGTTGCCGACCTTGTCCATCATGTCGGCCGCTTTGAGACACAGCAGGCGCGTCATCTCGATATCAATGCGGGCGCGGGCCACGCGTTCTTCCCAGACCGAATGCTTGTAGATCGGCTTGCCGAACGCTTCGCGCTGCTGGAGGCGCTTGCACATCTTCTCCAGCGCTTCCTCGGCGACGCCGATCGTGCGCATGCAGTGATGGATGCGGCCCGGGCCGAGGCGGCCCTGCGCGATTTCGAAACCGCGGCCTTCGCCCAGCAGGATATTGTCCACCGGCACGCGCACGTCGACCAGATCGACTTCCATATGGCCGTGCGGGGCATCGTCGTAGCCGAAGACGGGCAGATGGCGCAGAATGTTCACGCCCGGCGCATCCATCGGCACGATGACCATGCTTTGCTGGCGATGACGGTCGGCGCCGGTATCGGTCTTGCCCATCACGATGGCGACCTTGCAGCGCGGATCGCCGAGGCCGGAAGACCACCATTTGCGGCCATTGATGACATATTCGTCGCCGTCACGCTCGATCCGGGTTTCGATATTGGTCGCATCGGACGATGCAACGCGCGGTTCGGTCATCAGGAAGGCGCTGCGAATCTCGCCGTTCATCAGCGGGGTCAGCCACTCATCCTTTTGCGCGCGCGTGCCGTAACGGTGGAACACTTCCATATTCCCGGTATCGGGGGCGGAGCAGTTGAACACTTCGCTGGCCCAGCCGACACGGCCCATTTCTTCGGCGCACAATGCATATTCCAGATTGGTCAGGCCCGGCCCTTCGAATTCGAAGGTTTCGTCCACGTGAACCAGCGCGCCGCGCGGCGGCATGAACAGGTTCCAGATCCCCTGCGCCTTGGCCTTGGCCTTTTCCTGCTGCACGGTTTCGAGGACCTTCCAGCGATCGCCGCTGGCGTCTTCGGCCTTGTAGTCGTCCATGCGGGGGCGGACGTTTTTCTGGATGAAATCGCGCACCCGGTCACGCCAATGCTGCTGCCGGTCTGTCAGTTCGAAATCCATGTTCGCGTTCCTTCCAATTCGATTCTGTGTGGCCGTGTAAGTGGCACGGCTATGCCGCATCGCCAAGCCCGGCATTGGGTAGTTTCGCCGAAGGCAGAGCCTATCGGGGCGGGTGGTGAGGCACTTCGACCTGCGGTTCCGTAGCGTCATCGCCCGCGCTCATCACAGCCACCCGGGCTTCATGATCGGCCCGGTTTATCGGGAACCGGATAAGCCAGAAGGCGGCAATCAATGTCAGGACGATGGTGATACCGCCATAAAGCAGGATCAGCGTGGAGAGGACATCCATCGGCACCGCCCCGGGTGAGGCGTCGCTCGAAAGGCCGGAAGCGGAGATCACCCCGCCGGTGAGGAAAATGCCCAGCCCGGTCGCGCATTTCTGCACCAGCCAATTGCCCGAATAGAACGATCCTTCCGCTCGCCTGCCGGTCCGCTCCTGAAACGCCTCGACGATCTCGGCAATCATCGAAGAGGCCGAAATCATCACGACCACGGCGAACGTATTGCCGAACAACAACAGGACATAAAGACATAGCGTCGAGGTTAGCGTGCCCACTTGCGGCCACAGGCCCAGCAGGAACAGCACATATGGCACCAGGAAGAGCACCAGGGCGATCAACGCCGCATAAGCCGCGCTGCGCGGCTTGCCGAGCTTACGGTGCATCGGGCCGACGATGAAGAACATCAGCACGACCGAAAGAAACAGCGTTACGGGATAGAGGGACAGCGCCGCCCCATCGAGCATCCAGACGAAGATCATAACGTAGTTCGTCATCGAGAACGTCATGCCCTGGCTGACATAAGCTGCCAGTCCGCCCGCAGCGAAGATCAGAAAGGCCTTTTCCGAAAATGCCTCTCGTATCTCGGAAAATGCGCCAGAGAAGCTGAACGGGCCGGGCTTTTGGTCCGGATAATGCGCCACCAAATGATGCTGGCCGGCCGCCGATCCGATCACCGATGCGACCATCAGCACCGCGCCGAATATTCCGAACGCGGCGTAACCATCTGCATTGAGCACGCCCTGCGATCCGGGCACGAACACGGTGTAGGCAAGGATCATCATCAGGATCCCGCCGCACCAGCCGGACAGATAGCGATAGCGAAACAGCGTGGTGCGCTCGTCGTAATCCTGCGTCAGTTCCGGGACCAGGCTGACCGAGGGAACCTCGCAAGCGGACAGCAGGATGCGCACGCCCACCGCAATCCCGAACAATCCCCAGAAGCTGGGCGCTTCGCTGCCGGGCGGGGACCACAGCAGCACCCACATCAACGCCAGCGGCACCGCTGCAATATACAGCCATGGCAGCCGCCGCCCCCAGCGCGACCACGTGCGATCGGACAAATTGCCGATCAGCGGATCGACCACCGCATCGACCAATAGCGCAAGGCCCAGCGCCAGGCTGACCAGCCCGGCATCCATGCCCAGTGCCTGGTTGTAGAATGGCAGCAGGAAGAAGCTGAAGCCGCTATCCTTCACCCCGAACGCCACCGCGCCAAAGCCGTGAATCGCTTTCAACCGCATGGGCAGCGGGTGCGGAACAGCAGGACGTTCGCTCATCGTAGAAGACGCGCTCTATTATCGATCGCGAATCTGTCCATCCCGCCCCTCCAGTTGCATTTCGCAACGTTAGGCGATTGCGCATCCGGGTCAACGCAGGCTTGTATCGCTCTCCGGATACGGTTCGGCTGACGCTACGGAATGGCCAATGGTGGTTTGAACGCTTGCGGCAGCGGTGTTTTTGGCCTTACGTTGGCGGCAACCGGAACGGAGCAGCGACTCTGCCCGTCAAGGATATCTGGAGAGCGAATATGTCCGATCTCGAAACCTTCCGCAGCGAAACCCGCGAATGGCTGGAAGCAAACTGTCCCGAAGAAATGCGCCAACCCGTGCGCGACGAACGCGATGTCTATTGGGGCGGGCGCGGAGCCACGTTCAAGAACGATGCGCAAAAGGCGTGGTTCGAGGCGTGCCGCGACAAGGGCTATACCGTTCCCGAATGGCCGACCGAATATGGCGGCGCAGGGCTCTCACCGGCGGAAGGCAAGATCCTTCGTCAGGAAATGGCCCGCATCAATGCACGCCCGCCGCTCAGCAGCTTCGGCATCTGGATGCTCGGCCCCGCATTGCTGAAATTCGGCACGGAGGGCCAGAAGCAGCGCTTCCTCAACGAAATCGCCAACGGCGAAATCCGCTGGTGCCAGGGCTATTCGGAACCGGGCAGCGGCTCCGACCTCGTCTCGATGCAGACTTTCGGCGAAGACAAAGGCGATCACTGGGAAGTCAGCGGCCAGAAGATCTGGACTTCCTATGCAGATCAGGCCGACTGGATTTTCTGTCTGGTGCGCACGGACAAGGCGAACAAGTATCAGGGC comes from Alteripontixanthobacter sp. and encodes:
- a CDS encoding Zn-dependent alcohol dehydrogenase, yielding MKAAILEAAGQPLRIGDVEIADPAPHEVLIDTKACGLCHSDLHFIDGAYPHAMPAIPGHEAAGVVAAVGSEVKTVKPGDHVVSCLSAFCGHCEFCVTGRMALCLGGDTRRSGDQPPRLTRSGGDGGRETVNQMLNLSAFAERMLIHEHACVAIDKDMPLDRAALLGCAVTTGAGAIFNACKIVPGETVAVVGCGGVGLATINAAKIAGAGAVIALDPIAEKRELAKVLGATEALDPTDEATVPAIIKATGGGVHHAIEAVGRQASADTAVKLLRRGGTATILGMMPLDCKVGLGAMDLLGGKKLQGAIMGMNHFPVDLPRLVDFYLRGLLDLDTIIAERISLDQINEGFDKMRGGHSARSVIVFD
- a CDS encoding acyl-CoA dehydrogenase family protein is translated as MDFELTDRQQHWRDRVRDFIQKNVRPRMDDYKAEDASGDRWKVLETVQQEKAKAKAQGIWNLFMPPRGALVHVDETFEFEGPGLTNLEYALCAEEMGRVGWASEVFNCSAPDTGNMEVFHRYGTRAQKDEWLTPLMNGEIRSAFLMTEPRVASSDATNIETRIERDGDEYVINGRKWWSSGLGDPRCKVAIVMGKTDTGADRHRQQSMVIVPMDAPGVNILRHLPVFGYDDAPHGHMEVDLVDVRVPVDNILLGEGRGFEIAQGRLGPGRIHHCMRTIGVAEEALEKMCKRLQQREAFGKPIYKHSVWEERVARARIDIEMTRLLCLKAADMMDKVGNKSAKQEIAMIKVQAPNMALSIIDDAIQAHGGGGVSEDYGLASAYAHQRTLRLADGPDEVHARSIARMEFSRHAPDPNEDPAQLGTGIAAGSGAGSAAATAGAR
- a CDS encoding MFS transporter; protein product: MSERPAVPHPLPMRLKAIHGFGAVAFGVKDSGFSFFLLPFYNQALGMDAGLVSLALGLALLVDAVVDPLIGNLSDRTWSRWGRRLPWLYIAAVPLALMWVLLWSPPGSEAPSFWGLFGIAVGVRILLSACEVPSVSLVPELTQDYDERTTLFRYRYLSGWCGGILMMILAYTVFVPGSQGVLNADGYAAFGIFGAVLMVASVIGSAAGQHHLVAHYPDQKPGPFSFSGAFSEIREAFSEKAFLIFAAGGLAAYVSQGMTFSMTNYVMIFVWMLDGAALSLYPVTLFLSVVLMFFIVGPMHRKLGKPRSAAYAALIALVLFLVPYVLFLLGLWPQVGTLTSTLCLYVLLLFGNTFAVVVMISASSMIAEIVEAFQERTGRRAEGSFYSGNWLVQKCATGLGIFLTGGVISASGLSSDASPGAVPMDVLSTLILLYGGITIVLTLIAAFWLIRFPINRADHEARVAVMSAGDDATEPQVEVPHHPPR